A region of Amyelois transitella isolate CPQ chromosome 11, ilAmyTran1.1, whole genome shotgun sequence DNA encodes the following proteins:
- the LOC106134713 gene encoding uncharacterized protein LOC106134713, with translation MSQLPPLESLDCDGDPSSVGLRWEKWKRALELYLTATNIKSPETKRAILLHMGGLSLQEIYYNIPGAHVDKAPEDNSGDIYTIALAKLDEYFSPKQSRVYERHLFRLIKQEAEEKFEKFLVRLRNQSAKCKFQVVEEHLIDQITEKCESVELRKKILTLGDDVTLDKIISEANALEAVQRQLKGFDASKVQLAVNHVNKSFSKKETPDPCCRCGGNHPSNEKSCPALLKKCLKCGYVGHFRRYCKTSKKKRKFNDITSGTTTVAESSTKKIKTSKPAEDVHYIFQIDGDDTIVCTLGGVNIDMLIDSGSKCNIINDAIWENLKSLNIIVKNQVKSPQKNFVAYGSQNPLTVLGAFDSSIVISNGCKLDEETFYVVKGGTKNLLGKDTAIKLGVLRVGLGINMVNTKFPKFKDVKITIPIDETIKPVSQPCRRIPVPLESKINDKIQELLDADIIEPVNGPSDWVSPLVPVLKENGDARVCLDMRQANKAIIREKHPLPTMEQLLPKFRNAKMFSKLDIKNAFHQIELSEDCRYITTFICNRGLFRYKRLMFGISCAPEIFQKTLEKILLPCEGVVNFIDDIVVFGSDSEHGERLKKLLQVLKDNNVILNEGKCTFSVRQIQFLGHQLSCNGVKPLDKYVSLIQSFREPKVIEEVQSFLGLVNYVGKWIPHLATLTDPLRELLRLKLSKGANISSHWQSKQSKAFAMLKKALNNIHTLGYYNPQDRTQVFADASPVGLGAVLVQHGVQGPRIIAYAITLTELSLASEADTELQLVKKGVFNSNWDQSVTNYKIFEHELCFQDNILLRQNKIVIPTSLRLKVLASAHEGHPGRTPAELFFRRQFRDKLPSLLDVEFADCDQETRDRDTEMKSKGKEYADKKRQAKETDIQIGEKVYTKNLIKENKLSTTFNNVPYTVTKQKGNDMEIENEETGQRLRRNVVHLKRVEGKWEVCNDGNEEHKNDSDSENISVDNN, from the exons ATGTCGCAATTACCGCCATTAGAGTCATTAGACTGCGATGGAGATCCTTCGTCCGTTGGTCTACGATGGGAAAAGTGGAAAAGAGCGCTCGAACTATATCTAACggcaacaaatataaaatcgcCGGAAACAAAAAGAGCAATACTCCTACACATGGGTGGGCTTTCTCTACAGGAGATATACTATAATATACCAGGTGCCCATGTAGATAAAGCCCCAGAAGACAATAGTGGGGATATTTACACTATTGCGTTAGCAAAGTTAGACGAATACTTTTCTCCAAAGCAAAGCCGTGTTTATGAACGCCATTTGTTTAGACTTATTAAACAAGAAgcggaagaaaaatttgagAAGTTTCTCGTTCGTCTTCGGAATCAAAGCGCTAAATGTAAATTTCAAGTTGTAGAGGAACATTTGATAGATCAAATCACTGAAAAGTGTGAATCGGTAGAATTACGAAAAAAGATCTTGACTTTAGGGGATGATGTAACATTGGACAAAATTATTTCGGAAGCTAATGCTTTGGAAGCAGTTCAGCGGCAATTAAAAGGTTTTGATGCAAGTAAAGTTCAACTTGCAGTCAATCATGTGAACAaatctttttcaaaaaaagaaactccTGATCCTTGCTGTCGTTGTGGTGGGAACCACCCAAGCAATGAAAAGTCTTGTCCAGCACTCCTAAAGAAATGTCTGAAATGTGGTTATGTCGGTCATTTTCGTCGTTATTGCAAAACCAGTAAAAAGAAGCGTAAATTTAACGACATTACTTCCGGAACAACAACTGTCGCTGAATCAtcaactaaaaaaattaaaacgtcTAAACCTGCAGAAGATgtacattacatttttcagATTGATGGTGATGACACCATCGTATGCACATTAGGAGGGGTGAACATTGATATGCTTATTGATTCCGGCAGCAAGTGTAACATAATTAATGATGCTATTTGGGAAAATCTTAAATCCTTGAACATTATAGTGAAAAATCAGGTCAAATCTCCACAGAAAAACTTTGTGGCTTACGGAAGCCAAAATCCCCTCACTGTTTTGGGAGCATTTGATTCTTCTATCGTTATTTCAAACGGATGTAAATTAGATGAAGAAACTTTTTATGTGGTGAAAGGTGGCACAAAAAACTTGCTCGGGAAAGACACCGCTATCAAACTAGGAGTATTGAGGGTAGGTTTAGGAATTAATATGGTCAATACAAAATTTCCGAAATTCAAAGACGTAAAAATCACTATCCCTATCGATGAGACAATTAAACCAGTTTCTCAACCTTGTCGTAGAATCCCCGTTCCCCTTGAGtccaaaataaatgataaaatacaaGAACTGTTAGATGCTGATATCATTGAACCTGTTAACGGTCCATCAGACTGGGTAAGCCCTTTGGTCCCAGTTCTCAAGGAGAATGGAGATGCTCGCGTGTGCCTGGACATGAGGCAAGCCAACAAAGCAATTATTAGAGAAAAGCATCCCTTACCAACTATGGAACAGCTTCTCCCTAAGTTCAGAAATGCGAAGATGTTTTCTAAAttagatattaaaaatgcattcCATCAAATTGAACTTAGCGAGGACTGCAGATATATAACAACATTTATTTGCAACAGAGGATTGTTTAGATATAAGCGCCTCATGTTTGGCATATCGTGCGCTCCTGAAATTTTCCAGAAAACGCTTGAGAAAATACTTTTGCCTTGTGAAGGCGTCGTCAATTTTATTGATGATATCGTTGTTTTTGGAAGCGACTCCGAACATGGAGAGAgactaaaaaaacttttacagGTTTTGAAGGATAATAACGTCATTCTAAATGAAGGAAAATGTACTTTCAGTGTTAGACAGATACAGTTCCTTGGACATCAATTATCGTGTAATGGGGTGAAACCTCTGGACAAATATGTCAGTTTGATTCAGTCATTTAGAGAACCTAAGGTAATAGAGGAAGTCCAGAGCTTCTTGGGTCTCGTAAATTATGTAGGAAAATGGATTCCCCATTTGGCTACGTTGACTGATCCACTGCGAGAGCTCTTGCGATTAAAATTGTCTAAAGGTGCTAACATCTCATCTCATTGGCAGAGCAAGCAGTCTAAAGCATTTGCAATGCTGAAAAAGGCACTTAACAATATTCACACTTTAGGGTACTACAATCCACAAGATAGAACACAAGTATTTGCTGATGCTAGTCCAGTAGGTTTAGGCGCCGTTCTAGTTCAACATGGTGTTCAGGGACCACGTATTATTGCATATG CAATCACTTTAACCGAATTATCACTGGCATCTGAAGCAGATACAGAGTTACAGTTAGTTAAAAAGGGTGTTTTCAACAGTAATTGGGATCAAAGTGTGAccaattacaaaattttcgaACATGAACTGTGTTTCCAAGATAATATACTTTTGCGGCAAAATAAGATTGTAATACCAACGAGCTTGAGATTAAAAGTGCTGGCATCGGCTCATGAAGGTCATCCAG GTAGGACTCCCGCAGAACTGTTTTTTAGACGACAATTTCGTGACAAGCTGCCTTCCCTCTTAGATGTTGAGTTCGCAGATTGCGACCAAGAAACCAGAGATAGAGATACAGAAATGAAATCAAAAGGTAAAGAATATGCTGACAAGAAGAGACAAGCTAAGGAAACAGACATTCAAATCGGGGAAAAGGTTTATacaaagaatttaataaaagaaaataaattgtctacAACATTTAACAATGTACCTTATACagtaacaaaacagaaaggaAACGACATGGAAATAGAAAATGaagaaacgggacagcgattgCGTAGAAATGTGGTACATTTAAAAAGAGTTGAAGGAAAATGGGAAGTATGTAATGACGGAAATGAAGAACATAAAAATGATTCCGACAGCGAAAACATCTCAGTcgataataattaa